A DNA window from Shewanella baltica contains the following coding sequences:
- the prlC gene encoding oligopeptidase A translates to MSNPLLSGAKLPLFSQIKPEHIQVAVEHAIAQCRTKIDEVLQNQGPYTWDNLVAPLEQVDDELSQIWSPVSHMNSVTSTDEWRAAHDACLPLLSEYGTYVGQHQGLYQAYKALRTSNEFTQLSQAQQRVIEHSLRDFELSGIGLDDAQKVRYGEMVKRLSELTSGFSNQLLDATQAWTKLITDEAELAGLPESAKAAAKAMADARELDGWLFTLDFPSYLPVMTYSENRSLREECYRAFVTRASDQGPNAGEFDNSPLMDEILALRHELALLLGFDSFADKSLAPKMAETPAQVMAFLNELALRSKDQAKAEVAELRAFAETEYGVSEMASWDLSFYAEKLQQHKYEISQEILRPYFPEDKVLSGLFYTVSRLFGLKIVEQKDLDRWHKDVRFFDIFDETDEHRGSFYLDLYARTGKRGGAWMDDCRVRRQTADGLQKPVAYLTCNFNGPVDGKPALFTHDEVTTLFHEFGHGIHHMLTKIDVAGVSGINGVPWDAVELPSQFMENWCWQEEALAEISGHFETGEPLPKALLDKMLAAKNFQSGMMMLRQLEFSLFDFRMHHEYDPAKGARIQETLDEVRRQVAVLTPPDFNRFQHGFAHIFAGGYAAGYYSYKWAEVLSADAFSRFEEEGIFNPETGRRFLHNILEMGGSAEPMDLFKQFMGREPNIDALLRHSGIAA, encoded by the coding sequence ATGAGCAACCCTTTGCTTAGCGGCGCAAAATTACCGCTTTTTTCACAGATTAAACCGGAACATATTCAAGTTGCCGTTGAGCATGCCATTGCTCAGTGCCGCACAAAGATTGATGAAGTGCTGCAGAATCAAGGTCCTTACACTTGGGACAACTTGGTCGCGCCACTAGAACAGGTTGACGATGAACTGAGCCAAATTTGGTCGCCCGTTTCTCACATGAATTCAGTGACCAGCACCGATGAATGGCGCGCTGCTCATGATGCTTGTTTGCCGCTATTGTCGGAATACGGCACCTATGTTGGTCAACACCAAGGTTTGTATCAAGCCTATAAAGCCCTGCGTACATCGAATGAATTTACACAGTTAAGCCAAGCCCAGCAAAGGGTGATTGAACACAGCCTGCGCGATTTTGAACTATCGGGTATTGGTTTAGATGACGCGCAAAAAGTGCGTTATGGCGAAATGGTAAAACGTCTTTCTGAACTCACCAGTGGCTTTTCGAATCAATTACTGGATGCGACTCAAGCTTGGACCAAGTTAATCACGGATGAAGCGGAACTTGCTGGCCTGCCAGAGTCTGCCAAAGCCGCCGCTAAGGCAATGGCCGATGCGCGTGAGTTAGACGGTTGGTTGTTTACCTTAGATTTCCCTTCTTATTTACCTGTCATGACTTACAGCGAAAACCGCAGTCTTCGGGAAGAGTGTTACCGCGCCTTCGTTACGCGCGCCTCGGATCAAGGCCCTAATGCTGGCGAGTTTGATAACAGCCCGCTGATGGACGAAATCCTAGCGCTGCGCCACGAACTGGCATTGTTACTCGGTTTTGACAGTTTTGCCGACAAATCCCTAGCGCCGAAAATGGCTGAAACGCCGGCGCAGGTGATGGCATTTTTAAATGAGTTAGCGCTGCGCTCAAAGGATCAAGCTAAGGCAGAAGTGGCCGAGCTGAGAGCTTTTGCTGAGACGGAATATGGCGTGAGCGAAATGGCATCTTGGGACTTAAGTTTCTATGCCGAGAAGTTGCAGCAGCATAAGTATGAGATTTCACAGGAAATCCTGCGTCCGTACTTCCCTGAAGATAAAGTGCTCTCGGGCTTGTTCTACACAGTATCGCGTTTGTTCGGCCTTAAAATCGTTGAGCAAAAAGACCTTGATCGTTGGCATAAAGACGTGCGTTTCTTCGATATTTTCGACGAAACTGACGAACACAGAGGCAGTTTTTACCTCGACTTATATGCCCGCACAGGTAAACGTGGCGGTGCTTGGATGGATGACTGCCGCGTGCGCCGTCAAACCGCCGATGGATTGCAAAAGCCAGTGGCCTATTTGACCTGTAACTTTAATGGACCGGTCGATGGCAAACCTGCGCTATTCACTCACGATGAAGTGACGACCCTGTTCCACGAATTTGGCCATGGTATCCACCACATGCTGACCAAAATCGATGTTGCAGGCGTGTCGGGTATCAATGGTGTGCCTTGGGATGCGGTCGAGTTACCGAGCCAATTTATGGAAAACTGGTGCTGGCAGGAAGAAGCCTTAGCCGAAATTTCAGGTCACTTCGAAACGGGCGAGCCATTACCTAAAGCCTTGTTAGATAAGATGCTGGCGGCGAAAAACTTCCAATCTGGCATGATGATGCTGCGCCAACTTGAGTTCTCGTTGTTCGATTTTAGAATGCACCACGAATACGACCCCGCTAAAGGCGCGCGCATTCAAGAAACCTTAGACGAAGTGCGTCGTCAGGTAGCCGTATTAACGCCGCCAGACTTTAACCGTTTCCAACATGGTTTTGCCCACATTTTTGCGGGCGGTTATGCTGCGGGTTATTACAGCTATAAATGGGCAGAAGTGCTGTCGGCGGATGCGTTTTCCCGCTTCGAAGAGGAAGGAATTTTCAACCCTGAAACGGGTCGTCGTTTCCTGCACAATATCCTCGAAATGGGTGGCTCAGCCGAACCTATGGACTTGTTCAAACAGTTTATGGGACGTGAGCCGAATATCGATGCCCTGTTAAGACATTCAGGCATTGCTGCATAA
- the gorA gene encoding glutathione-disulfide reductase: protein MAQHFDYICLGAGSGGIASANRAAMRGAKVLLIEAKHVGGTCVNVGCVPKKVMWYGAHVAEAMNLYAKDYGFDVTVNKFDWNTLVENREAYIGRIHDAYGRGFANNKVTLLNGYGRFVDGNTIEVDGEHYTADNILIATGGAPTIPNIPGAEYGIDSDGFFALREQPKRVAVVGAGYIAVEVAGVLHALGSETHLLVRKHAPLRNFDPILVDALVEAMATEGPTLHTHSVPKAVVKNADDSLTLSLENGESITVDCLIWAIGRSPATGNIGLENTEVQVDSKGYVITDEQQNTTHKGIYCVGDIMAGGVELTPVAVKAGRLLSERLFNGMTDAKMDYKLIPTVVFSHPPIGTMGLTEPEARTQYGDDNVKVYTSTFTSMYTAVTAHRQACKMKLVCAGKDEKVVGIHGIGFGMDEILQGFGVAMKMGATKADFDAVVAIHPTGAEEFVTMKG, encoded by the coding sequence ATGGCTCAACATTTTGACTATATCTGCCTAGGCGCAGGCAGCGGCGGTATCGCCTCAGCAAACCGAGCAGCAATGCGTGGCGCTAAGGTTCTACTCATCGAAGCCAAACACGTAGGTGGCACCTGTGTAAACGTAGGCTGTGTGCCGAAAAAAGTCATGTGGTATGGCGCCCATGTTGCCGAAGCGATGAACCTTTACGCCAAAGATTATGGTTTCGACGTCACTGTTAATAAATTCGATTGGAATACCTTGGTCGAGAACCGCGAAGCCTACATTGGCCGCATTCATGATGCCTACGGCCGTGGTTTTGCCAACAACAAAGTGACCCTGTTAAATGGCTACGGCCGTTTTGTCGATGGCAACACTATTGAAGTGGACGGCGAACATTACACCGCCGATAACATCCTTATCGCCACTGGCGGCGCGCCGACTATTCCGAACATTCCTGGTGCTGAATACGGTATCGACTCCGATGGTTTCTTCGCCCTACGCGAGCAACCTAAGCGCGTTGCCGTTGTAGGTGCAGGCTATATCGCCGTCGAAGTCGCTGGCGTGTTACACGCTCTAGGCAGTGAAACTCACTTATTAGTACGTAAACATGCGCCGCTGCGTAACTTTGACCCCATCTTAGTCGACGCCCTCGTTGAGGCCATGGCGACCGAAGGTCCAACACTGCACACCCATAGCGTGCCCAAGGCAGTGGTTAAAAATGCCGATGACAGCCTGACACTGAGCTTAGAAAATGGTGAAAGCATTACAGTCGATTGCTTGATTTGGGCAATTGGCCGTTCACCTGCGACGGGCAATATCGGCTTAGAAAACACCGAAGTGCAAGTAGATAGCAAAGGCTATGTCATCACTGACGAGCAACAAAATACCACTCACAAAGGGATTTACTGTGTCGGTGACATTATGGCGGGCGGCGTAGAGCTCACCCCTGTTGCGGTTAAAGCGGGCCGTTTGTTATCCGAGCGTTTATTTAACGGCATGACAGATGCCAAAATGGATTACAAGCTGATCCCAACCGTCGTGTTCAGCCATCCACCAATCGGTACTATGGGCTTGACCGAACCAGAAGCCCGTACCCAATACGGCGATGATAACGTTAAAGTGTATACCTCGACGTTTACCTCAATGTACACCGCCGTAACTGCCCATCGCCAAGCCTGTAAGATGAAGTTAGTCTGCGCAGGCAAGGACGAAAAAGTCGTCGGTATTCATGGTATTGGTTTTGGTATGGACGAAATCCTCCAAGGTTTCGGCGTCGCTATGAAAATGGGCGCAACTAAGGCTGATTTCGATGCGGTTGTTGCTATCCACCCAACGGGCGCCGAAGAATTCGTTACTATGAAGGGTTAG
- a CDS encoding site-specific integrase, protein MAQIILSSDVYKSTELMRSDGGTYSCQPSNDNIGPVPTLFSHHGIFLHEPNSYLFYLKAIKKAKDLSPCSRALLKYYQFLEDEKLDWNYFPPIKRLKPTYQFRSYLLKSIKLGELAHSTANAYMNHVKNFYLWTIHERYLKVQNEQEAPFKLEFIQIQNQGMLAHIRPTFTVQTSDLRINVPKDNYSKNIRPLSPLSRDSIELLITFLPKVSEELRLQLLLSLDSGLRIEEVSTLTLDALKTATAISESQHRFELTLCPKNTGVQTKYGKRRRIEISIYLLEALRVYQISERRLNRLDKLYYKINQLTDGKLSLHHDLIAVLERCQRHEPLFISQQGNPMTRESIESRWIELRALIQQQDRDFKHRFHDLRATYATYRLSDLLNAKLGTIESLELLMGWMGHKDESTTWKYLRYLQRKEVFKMKFGILDTIMHEALGVDNE, encoded by the coding sequence ATGGCACAAATAATACTCTCAAGTGATGTTTATAAGAGCACAGAATTAATGCGTAGTGATGGCGGTACTTACAGCTGTCAACCTTCTAATGATAATATCGGCCCCGTACCAACCCTCTTTTCTCATCACGGCATTTTTCTTCACGAACCCAACAGCTATCTTTTTTATCTTAAAGCTATAAAGAAAGCGAAAGATCTCAGTCCATGTAGCCGAGCATTACTCAAATACTATCAATTTCTAGAGGATGAAAAATTAGATTGGAATTACTTTCCTCCCATAAAAAGGCTTAAGCCCACCTATCAATTTCGCTCTTACTTGCTTAAATCAATCAAGCTTGGGGAGTTGGCACATAGCACTGCAAACGCATACATGAACCACGTTAAGAACTTTTATCTGTGGACCATACACGAAAGATATTTAAAAGTTCAGAATGAACAGGAAGCGCCGTTCAAACTAGAGTTTATTCAGATACAAAATCAAGGAATGCTGGCTCATATTAGGCCAACATTTACAGTTCAAACTAGTGATCTAAGAATAAATGTCCCCAAAGACAACTACTCAAAGAATATTCGCCCCCTTTCACCACTGAGTCGAGACTCAATCGAATTATTAATTACATTTCTCCCAAAAGTATCCGAAGAATTAAGACTGCAACTTCTTCTCTCTCTAGATAGTGGTTTGCGTATTGAAGAAGTCAGTACATTGACTTTAGATGCGTTAAAAACGGCGACGGCAATCTCTGAAAGTCAGCATCGTTTTGAATTGACTTTATGCCCTAAAAATACAGGCGTTCAGACCAAATACGGCAAAAGGCGACGTATTGAAATCTCTATTTATTTACTAGAAGCACTGCGTGTGTATCAAATTTCTGAGCGCAGACTTAATCGCTTAGATAAGTTGTATTACAAAATAAATCAACTTACTGATGGTAAGTTATCACTTCACCATGACCTAATAGCGGTGCTCGAACGATGTCAACGCCACGAACCCTTGTTCATCAGCCAACAAGGCAACCCAATGACGAGAGAATCAATAGAGTCCAGATGGATTGAATTAAGGGCATTGATTCAACAACAAGACAGAGACTTCAAACATCGATTTCACGATTTAAGAGCAACTTATGCTACCTACCGTTTAAGTGATTTGCTTAATGCTAAGTTAGGCACAATCGAGTCGTTGGAACTACTTATGGGATGGATGGGGCACAAAGATGAAAGCACCACTTGGAAATACTTACGATACCTCCAGCGAAAAGAAGTTTTTAAGATGAAATTTGGCATACTAGATACCATCATGCATGAGGCTTTGGGAGTTGATAATGAGTAA